A region of the candidate division WOR-3 bacterium genome:
ATCCCTTGTTTTACCAAGATCATATCTTAAATTCAAGAAAGAGAAGGGATTATAGCTAACGGAATGCGATTGGTCAAAGGTCTGAGAAGAATCCTTCTGGGTGATATTGCTAAATAGGTCCTTATAGAAGGATTTTCCTTCAGAAATACTGCCAGAAAAACTATAATCTGGCAGTGGGTTTATCATCAACTTACCCTTTCTTATGGTCCATGGGATTGAGATTCCGTGTCTGAAACTTAAACTCCTTGAAAAGCCGTTCCTTATGTTTCTTGGGCCGACAGTGGTGTCAGAGTTAATAAAGCCTGATAAACCAAAGGGTTCCAGTAAGTATTTCACGAATAGATTTCTGGAGCCACGAGACTTCGAAAAATTAAAGGATGTGCGCCTTATAGAGGAGGTGGATTTTTGTTCAATCTGCTGAGTCTTATTTAGAATGAGGTCTGAATAGGCTCCGTATAAAGGTAGAGACAAGGAGTAATTCTTTGAGTGAAGAAGACTGAGATTAATTCCCCATTTTTGTGGTAAAATTTGACCAAAATCGGCACTTATGTTATAAGAAGTTAACTGATCGTTACTCTTTGTACCTGTTCCCTGCAAGGGTTTAAAATTGCTTTGCATTTTAGTAAAGGAGAAATTGGTACTCAAAAAGCTTGCCAGTCTAAAATCAACGCTGAACTGTCCCGCCGTTGCCCTGTCTGTCCTGGGATTACCAACTCTGAACTCATCGATCCAAACTTCTCCACTGATCCTATTTGTTGACTCATTTAATACACCAAAGGAGATGCTTTGTATTTGAGTAAAGGAAGGATTCCCTTTTATTACGACATTTCCGATCACATGTGGGCCTGGTGTTGAAATGGAATCCCTCAAGAATTTCTTTATCTGAGTCAGGGAATCGATATAAAAGATTACCTCCTGCCAGTCAGGGCTTGTAACTTTGTATCTATACTCATAGTAATTTAAACTATCGCCCAATCTTACATAGACCGTTGGATAAGGTGTTGATGTACCAGGGGCGGGCCTTACAAAAAACCTTACCGTTCTATAATCCATAAAGTTCATCGGGCTTGGCTTAATCTGAGTTGCATGGGCAAAGTGTTTAGGACCAAGATTCTCATACTTCAAACCGAGAGAATTTTCCTGCTCGAGTCTTCCCGTGATCAGGTCTCTCTCCAGTTCGATACCCGGGGGCGATGTATAATTGGGGTCGTCATTATGACCAACGGACCTTATAAAGATATTTTCATCGGAAGCTACAGGATGCGAAGAATCTGAAGTCATCACGGGGGATTTAACATACCTGTTACCTTGAAACTTCATCTGGGCAATTATAATCGTATCAGGTTCTGCAATATTATCAAACCAGATTCTCACAAATCTCACATAACCCCAGTTGGGATTACCAAACTTTTTAGCATAAGCAGTATCCTTTAGGGGAATCAAAAAGGTTCTAAAACCCTCGGAATTCTCACCAACGAATATATCGGGTGATGGATTTTCAAGGTCGATTACGAATTCGTAATAGTTGTTGTCTAAAGATAACTTCCCATCAACAAGCAATTCTTCCGTGTCAAGCCTTCCATTACCTTCAGTCCCGTTAATCCTTGAGTAATCCCTCACCCCTGAACTTTTGGGATTGTAATAATCATCGTTTCCATCATCCGAAGAGCTCGAAGTCCACAAACTATCGGCCCCGCTAACACCATCAAGCCCTGTATCTTCGCCCTGGTCGAGCACTCCATTTCCGTTTTTATCCTCGGTAGAAATTACATAGGGGTTATAACTCTTTATTCTCCCTGCCTTATCTCTCCATACAGCATTCTCCGAAATATCAGGCCCAACATCTACGATTAACTTGCCTCTTCTTCCCTTTACAATGATGTTGAGAAACTCATAATTTGAAAAATCCTGCCCATAACTGCTCAACAAGCTTGAAATGGAGAGATAAGAAGGTACACCCGGTGCCTTTGGATAAAGTTCCAGATAAAAAACAAGTTGTGGCAGGTCCTTTTCTTCAGAAGGGATATTAGAGTAAATCTGACCCCTCTTGTACATATCGTAAACTCCTGCCCATACTATTTTCCGACCGAGGTAAAAGGTATCCTTTTCCTGAGATTGAGATACAAGAGGAATAGACCCAATTTTCCAGTCAAAAATGGAAAAGGAGACATTTATCTCGTCCTTGGAATTTTCCATGTCATCAATATAGGCAAAATTCTTAGTGTTGGGATTAGGGTAGGACCTTGCTATCTCTCCTTGAATTCTAAGAGTTGAAGGCGACTGAGTTTTATTGAAACTGATTCTATTAAACCAATCCGTTAAAAATGGCAATTTTGTATCCAAAACAGCATCAAACTCACCCACAACGCTCCTTGTAGGCTCACTTCCGATAGATGGTCTCTTAAGAGGAGAAGATTCGGACCTGCCCATGAAACTACCACCAACTTTAAAATCAGAAGCTAAAGGAAGTTCAAACCTGGTACCCCAGAGGGATTTATCCTTTATACTAAAAAGCGGAGCGTAATCGAAAGACACATCTATCCTGGCATTTGGGTCTCTTAAGATGTTTTCATCGTTTATAATGATCTTGCCCAAATTGTAGTCAATCGTATAATCTTTCCCCCTCTCTAAGACCCTGCCGTTGTATCTTACCACTTCGCTGTTTTCGAGGATGTTACTCTGGTTCAAATAAATCTCACGGGACATCTGCCTCTTAACAACTTTTATCACATACTTGGTCCCTTCGTTATAGGAAAGCCTCGTTTTCCTGTAAATCAAAGAATCAGGGCTGCTTAGTGAATCATAGATAAAAGGTCTTGGCATGGGAAAAATTAGAATCCCCTTATTCAAGTCCAAAATATCTACAGTGCGCTCACCAACCTGCCTTACCAAATCCACCTTCCCATCGTTGTTTTCATCTATTCCGAGTATATTGATGTAACTTCGCCCATTCTCTCCCCATACGATTACACCTGAAGAGTCCCTTCCGATTTGAATATCAATATTTTCAGGGGAGATGTAAGAAGCCCTTAAGTCATAAATATTCACAAGCATCATGTTCCACAGCTGGGCCTTCAAAGTATCAGATCTCGTAAAAAGGGAATCTAAGTAGAGAGGATAAGTTGAAGGTTTTACAAGCCTCAAGCTATCCAACATTGTATCTGCCATTATTCCTACGCGCCTTCCCGAAGCTGTTACATAGGATACAGCGACAACATAGTTTTCGCCTGCTTTTGTAGCAAGTTCAAGAATCTTTGAATCTGGATAATAAATAAAATCTACACTCGATGTAAGGGCTTTAAAGTTACCATACTCTTTAAGGGCGGTGTCGGGAGAATATGTTCCCGTTTGAGTATTAAATCCATAATAATAGGCAAACCCTGGGATAGTCTTTCCAGGTTGTATCCCCCTTTGCTCATCGACAAACACTTGAATTGATACTATAGACTCGGCCTCAGGAATATAGAAAAATCTAAATTTTTCGAAATCTTTTCCGTAAAGTAGAAGGCTATCCTGGACCGCACCTCTTGAAAGGGTCGTAGTCTGGCTCTCACCCTTTTCTCTGGTAGCAATAGCCTGCACTTTCACAGGTCCAAACTGGAATTGAGAGTTAAAGCCAAAAAGTCCTTCCTTTGTCTGACCGGGGAAACTGGCAAAACGGGTGGATGGCAAACTCACCCTTGTGTCACCAAGTTCAATGAGTTTAACAACATCATCTTCCTCACCCTGGAATCTTACAACCACTTTGTTCTTTGTCTCATCCTGTCTCTCTGAGTCGTGGTCGATATTTATACTCAACTTACTTCCGATGGTTGCATTTAAATTGAGCCTCAACTGCTGCTCAAGCTGGGGATTAAAGTAGCTTGATGTCCTTACACCAAGATAACTTAAGGGATCATGAGTCGTATTTTTCTCAAATCTAAGATTTACCGATTGAGTACCATCTATATCAACTTTTGCACCTTCCTTTCCCAGAAAGGAAAAAGAGGGGGGCATATAGACAGGAATCTGAATAGTTGGGATTACGCCTCTGCCAAGGGAGCTTCTTGATGTATTCTCGGAAATTTCGCTCTGCTTTTCAAGCAGGCCTAAGTAAATAATTTCTCTCGATTTTAAAAGCTTGAACCGATCGTAGGGTATCACGGAGTCCACAACTATCTCATCAGAGCCCTTATACTTGCCAAAATAGACTAAGTTTTCATCAACAAAAACACTTTCGGCAACCCCGTAGCTATTTTTGAGGTACAAATACAAAGGATCGTCAAACTGCCCATAGGAAAGGATCAATTGTAGGGCTAAAATAATTGAGTTCATCGGATAATCTTAACAATAAAGCCGTGGATTTTCAAAGCATATCCTTTTATTGTAAATAATTTTCTCTCACGTAATCCAATGCATCTTCCTTTGAACGGACTTTTCCTTCAGCAACCAAATCGTCAATTTCAGCAAGAATTTTTCTAAAAATAGGACCAGGTTTGAGTCCAAGTGCTATCAAATCATCCCCCGTAATTAATCTTCCCTGTGTAACTTTCGCCTTTTCCTCAAGGACTTTATAGATTTTTTGTCGAAATTCATGGTACGGAAGAATACCCTCTCCCCTTGGAGGGGACGCAAGGGCATCAGCAACTGCCATATCAAGAAGCGGAAAGGCCAGTTCCTCCATCCGCCTTAAGTAGCGATTTACTGCCCTTTCTGTAAGAACCTGTTGAGCCGCAAGTAGGTGTGGATACATATGATGTTTGACAAGCTTTTTTAAAATGTTTCTCTCTTTCTTTGAAAGTCTCAATCTTTCGGCAATACCCTCGACTATTTCTGCGCCGATGCGATCATGCCCATAAAAATGGGTATTGCCCTCTTCATCAAAACTGATTGTTTGAGGCTTCCCAACATCGTGAAGCAAAACGGCAAGTTTATAAATCCATACAAGTTCCTGCTCATACTCTGTGCCCTTTTCTGCTAAAAGTCTTTCAAAATTTGTCAGGGCGTTTATTGTATGATAAAGAAGATTTTGCTCATTGTAGTACCTCTGGGATGTATGCTTCATTGGGGAAAGTTCGGGAAAGAGTGAAAAAAGGACGCCATCATCCGCCATTAGGTTTATAGTCCGCGCAGAATCCCTCGTAGATAGAATAACAAAAAGCTCATATCTTATGCGCTCACCGGCAATCAGTTTAAAAGATACAAGGGGAGAGAGTTCCTTTAAGTAAAAACGGGTGTTAGATTCAATTTCAAAACCGAGAACCGCATTAAACCTATAGGCTCTTAGAATTCTCAAAGGGTCTTCAACTAAGTTAATAGGACTAATAATTCTTATTACTTTTTGTTCGACATCCCTTCTGCCCCCAGTTGGGTCGATAATATTGCCACGCCTTAAGTCGAGGGCCATCGCATTGACAGTAAAATCTCGCCTTTTTAAATCCTCATATATATCCTCTCCTTTTATAGAGGTAATGTCGAGCCAAAGATCCTCCTTAATAACAACCCTGTATTCCTGATCTTCCTCCGAAAGGGGAAAAAGGGTCGAGTCGGGGTATTTCTTTTTATAAAACCTCAAAAATTGGTTTAAATTCCCTTCCACTACAAGGTCGTAGTCGGTGACTCTCCTTCCGAGCATTAAATCCCTTAAAGACCCACCTACCAAATAGATCTGAAAGCTCTCCAGTATCTCTTCATCAATAGTAGGGACCTTTACGGCAAACTCCATCCTAACCTCCGAATCGTATCCACCACAATGGAAACGGCATCATCCCTTCCCGCCACTATATTGCCCGACTTCAAATAATCCGTTCCCCCGGAAAAATCTCTCACTACCCCTCCAGCTTCTTTGACGATCAAGGATCCAGCAGCTATATCCCAGATGGAAAGTCCATATTCATAAAAAACGGAAAAAATGCCCTCCGCAACGTAACAAAGGTCAAGGGCTGCTGAACCGAGCCTCCTAACATCTGAAAACTGAAAATATAGCCTCTTAAAGACCTCGTTTAAAAAATCAAATCGGGATTTTTCCCTAAAGGGAAAGGCAGTGGCAAAGAGGGTTCTCTCCAAGGGCAAATTGCGGTTGACTTCGATTTTTTTACCGTTTTTAAATGCTCCTCCGCCCCTTGTTGCATAAAAAAGTTCATTTTTTACGGGATTATAAACAACACCCACAATGGGTTCGCCGTCGTAAAGAAGGGCACAGGAAATTGCAAAAATACCTATGCCCGAGAGAAAGTTTTTTGTTCCGTCTAAGGGATCGATCACCCACAGAAACCTTCCAGTTTTCTCATTATTTCCAAGCTCTTCTCCAAGAAATTGATGATCTGGAAATTCCTTCAAAATTCGATCCCTTATCATCTTTTCCGTTTCTCTATCAACAAAAGAGACAAGGTCATTTGCTTTCTTTTCCTCGGCTTGAATATCCTGAACCTTTCCGAAATTTTCCTTCAGAAAATCACCGGCCTCAATCACAGTCTTCAAAGCAGCCTGTAGATATTCTTCCATAGCTCTCCCACGTCTTTAAAGATAAAATCGGGGTTAACTTTTTTAATCTCATCTTCACTTTTGTGAACACCTGTAAGAACGAGCACAGTCACCATACCCATTTTTTTGCCGAGGGCAATATCAGTATCCAGTCTATCACCTACAATAGCCGTTTCCGCAAGGGATGTCCCGAGCCTTTTAACAGCATACCTGATTATGTACTCCATAGGTTTCCCAAGAACAATGGGTTCAATACCTACCACCGTAGTAATTGCGTTAACGATGGCACCAGCACCGGGCAGAAGTCCCTCCGGGGTCGGAAAAGAGGAATCCCGATTGCAAGCAATGAAAATAGCGCCTTTTTGAATTGCTAAAACCGCCTCTTTCAGCTTTTCATAATTTACCTTTCTGTCAAGGCCTACAATAACAAATTCCGCACCCTTATGATTTTCAACTATATTCCAGCCGAGGCTTTCAAGCTCCTTCAATATTCCGTCTTCCCCAACAACATAGGCATTGTGGGGGCCAGGATAGTATTCCCTCAAATAATCACCCAAAGTGTTTGCTGAGGTGTATATCTTAGAAGGAGGCACCCGAATTCCCATTTCTTCTAACTTCTTTGCGACTTGTTCTGGGGTTCTCGTGGAATTGTTGGTTAACAGCAAAAAGGGAGTACCCCTTGTATCCAAAAAATCAATAAGCTCTTTAGAACCCTCTATAAGCACATTGTCGAGATAAAGAGTACCATCAAGGTCAATTAAAAATCCCTTTACCATTTTAGTAAAATTGCCCCGTAAATAAATCCCGCACCAAAGGAAACAAGAAGAACCCTTTGGCCCCTCTTCAAAAGCCCCCTTTCATCCATTTCCGCAAGGGCGATGGGAATCGAAGCGGCACTGGTATTACCTGTCTTATCAATATTTACATACACCTTATCCCATGGAATCCCGAGCCTTTCCCTGGTGGCGTCAATTATCCTTATATTAGCTTGATGTGGAACGAGCCAGTCGATATCCGTAGCCGTTAAGCCTGCCCTTTCCAGAACCTTCTCAGCGGCTTCCTGCATCCCTGTAACAGCGTACTTGAAAACCTCCCTCCCCTGCATCTTTATGTAATGTTCCCTCATCCTCACCGTTTCTTCAGAGGCGGGTTTTCTTGCAGCCCCTGCAGGGAGCTTTAGTAATTCATGAACTTCACCATTTCCCTTTAGATAAGAAGCCAGTACATCGCTTTCAGAATCATCCTTAGTTACTATTGCGGCTCCTGCACCGTCACCGAAAAGGACACAGGTATTTCTATCGGTAAAATCCACAAGGCGAGAAAGGGTCTCTGCCCCGACAATCAAAATGTATCTATAATTGGGAAGTGAAAGTAATCCTCGTGCAATTTCGAGGGCGTAAACAAACCCTGGACACGCTGCCTCTATGTCAAAGCACATGGCATTCTTAGCACCGAGCTTGGCTTGCAAGATACAGGCTGTTGCAGGGAAAAGGTAATCAGGAGAAGCGGTAGCAACAATTATTCCGTCGATCTGTTCAGGAGTAATACCAGCTTTTTCAATAGCCCTTAGGCTTGCATTATAGGCTAAGTCTGATGTGGCCTCTTCAGGTGCAGCAATATGCCTTTCTTTAATACCCGTCCTCTCTACAATCCATTCGTCTGAGGTTTCCACCATTCTTTCAAGGTCTTCATTGGTAAGAATTCTTGCGGGTAAATAAGACCCTATACCTAAAATCCTGACTCCCACCTTACACCTCCAAAAAAAAGATTTACAGATTTAAAGGCAACAATTGGCCAAAAACCAATGTCGTGAAAAATTTTACAGTAATGCTTATGTACATTCCCAGAAAGGGGAAACCAAGGGTTGAGAGAATGATCAAAATCAATAGAACGTAATAACCATATTGCCTCATAAAGGTTTTAAATCCACCCGGGGGTAAAAAATATTCCAGCACATGCCACCCATCGAGAGGGGGAAGGGGAATTAAATTAAAAAAGGCCAAAGCAGCACTAATCACCACAAAGTTTACGATCATAGCGCCGAGAGTCGAATAAAATAAGAACTTATAAGCGAATACCCTTAGAAGAAAACCCACAATAAAGGCAGAGACAAGATTTGACAATGGTCCAGCCAGTGAGACAAACACCACATCTCTTTTGGGATTCCTCAAATTGTAGGGATCTATGGGAACCGGCTTGGCCCAACCAAAATGTAAAAAGAGGAGAGCAACGAATCCCACAGGATCAATATGGGCAAGGGGATTCAGGGTAAGCCTACCTCTCAACCGAGGCGTTGGATCACCCAGTTTATAGGCGACATATCCATGAAAATATTCATGGATTGTTAACGCCAGAAGAATACCAGGTAAAACAAGAAGAAAATCAATCCACTTCATACCCACCTCATCCATATATAGATTAAGGAAAGAAGGATGCCCAAAACTGCCCCCACAAAAACTTCTAAAGGTGAGTGGCCAAGAAACTCCTTCAATTTTTCTCTGCCTAGGGTCATATTGCGTCCCATCTCTTCTATAATAATATTTAAAAGTTCAGCATGTTCTCCAGCTGCCCTTCTAATACCTGCAGCATCATACATAATGATCAAACTAAAATATAAGGTTATTCCAAAAATGGGAGAATCAAATCCAAAACGCTTTCCGGTAATTATTGATAAACATGAGACAGCTGCAGAATGGGCACTGGGCATTCCACCTGTACTTAAAAGCCAGGAAAAGGCCAGTCTCTTTTCCTTGATGCTATACAATGCAAATTTTACCAGTTGAGCAGTAAAGCCTGTCAAAAGGGGAAGAAGCCAAAAGGGATTGGAAAAAATCTGCTTTAAAATCAACTATTTCCTCCTGTAAAGAAAGTAATCTGCAAGTTCTTTTAAAAGTTCGCTTTTTTCCCCCAGAAGTTGATCAGCATCCGTTTTGATTTCTTTCACAAGATTTCTTGCAATCTCATAGGACCTCTCAAGTCCTAAAACCGAAGGATATGTGCACTTCCCCCTTTCCCTGTCTTTCTTTGCCTTTTTGCCAAGTTCTTCATCTTCCGCCGTTTCATCGAGGATATCATCTACAATTTGAAAGAGTAATCCCAGTTTCCTCCCAACTAATCTGAACCCTACCACTACTTGTTCACTGGCACCCGCTCCAATGGCTCCAATAACCAATGAAGATTCAATAAACCTCGCAGTTTTTCTTAAATGAATATTTTCCACAAGTCTCTTTGTGTGAACCTTTCCTTCCGCTCTTATATCAAGAACCTGCCCCCCAATGACTCCGTCGACTCCCAAAGCATCAACAAGTTCACTTAACATTCTAACTTTGACCTCTGCAGGAAGAGGGCCTTTCAAAAACAAGCCAATGGCTTCTATGAAAAGAGCATCACCAGCAAGGATCGCCATTGCCTCACCGTACACCTTGTGATTAGTTGGCTTACCGCGACGGAAATCATCATTATCCATAGCAGGTAAGTCGTCATGAATAAGGGTAAAAGTATGGATCATCTCAAGGGCACAGGCCTGAGGTAGAATTTCATCTACATTTTCGCCACCTCCCAACTCATAGCCAAGGATACAAAGGACGGGACGAAGCCGTTTACCTCCAGCAAAAAGGGAATACCTCATAGATTCCCTTAAGAGTGGAATACCTTTCGCATCTTGAGGAAAAAATTCCTCCATTTTTTTGTTTACAAGCTCACTCTTTTCCTCAATATATTTCAAAATTTCCACTTCTCCTCCTAAAATAGGTTATCAAGGAGTGTCATAATCACAAAACCAACCATAAAAGAAAAGGTTGCGACCTTTTCAGAACCTTGAGTATGTGATTCGGGAATCATTTCATCACTTACTACATATACCATTGCGCCTGAAGCAAAGGCCATAAGGTATGGCAAAAGTTTTGAAAATAGGATTCCAAGAGAAACCCCAAAGAAACCCGCAACAGGTTCAACCATACCAGTCAGAAAAGAAATAAATATTGCCCTGCTCTTACTTAAACCAAGACTGAATAATGGCAAAGCAACAGCAGCTCCTTCAGGAATGTTTTGCAAGCCAATTGCCACTGCAAGAGAAATCGCAGCAGGTGTAATACCCTTAGCAAAAGAGACCCCAACGGCCATTCCTTCAGGAAAATTATGAATAACCATTGTTAAAAGGATAAGTGACACCATTTTAAGTTTTGATGCAGGTCCTTCCAGACCTTTAATAAAATGTTCATGGGGTACAACAGAATCCACAAAATCGACAAAAACGGCACCGAATAGAAAGGTGAAGAGAACCAGTATTAGGTTACCAGTTTCGAGAGCTGGAATAAGAAGGCTAAAAATGGAGGCTGAAAACATTATCCCACCGGAAAGGCCGAGAAACAAGGGCATACTTTTGGATCCAAATTTAATCCTGAAAAGGAGCAAAAGAGCACCGATGGTAGTAGCAAGCCCCGCAAAGAGTGATGCCAGGAAGCCACTTAAAATCTTATTCACCCTGAGTTTCCAGACCCGATAGTTTCCTTAAGTGATTTAGAACCTCTTCATCGTCAGGTTTAATCTCTAAAGCCTTCAAGAAATATTCCCTGGCGAGTTCTTCATTGTTAATCATTTCCTGAAAAACACCCATCCCTTTGTAGTACATCAACTTTTCCTCTTCTGATTTCACTTGATTGGTTTCGACGCGCCTTAGAAGTTCGTTTATGCATTTTTCAGCAAAGTCAAAGTTGCTCTCAAAAAGAGCCTCTTTGAAATATTCAAAGAGTTCTTCATTTGAATAACCCGATATTTGCTCTTTACTCGATTTCTTTGGACACATACTCTCTAAACTTTTCAATGTTTTCACGAGTTCCTATTACAATGAGCCTATCCGTTCTTTCAATTTCAAAACTTGCGTCAGGCAAAACGTATGTAACAGTCTTCGAGGAGAGGCCTATTTTAGCCGCACTTTCAGCTTTTGCACCATCCTCCAACACGATAGGCTCATTTCTCTCAACAGCTAACACATATACACCAAATTTTTTCTTTATCTCGAGTTCACCTAAGGACTTCTTCTGGAAATCCCTCGGCACATCTATAGCAGAAACCATAAAATTCTTTCTCTTGAGTAGGTCCGCAAGCTCGATGGTTCCCAGCATTATGCTTAGAGCCAGTCTCTCTGCAGACTGCTTTTCAGGTTGGATTACCTTAGCTACACCAAGTCTGGACAAGATCCTGGCATGTACTTCGTTGGAGGCCTTTGCATAAACGTTTTTGATCTTCCTATCCTGCAAAATTTGTGCAGTTAAGATAGATGCAGAAATCTCAGAGATACAAAGAAAAACATAATCAAAGTCTTCTAAATTGAGCTGGGTCAAAGCATCCTCATCGGTACTATCAAGAATCACAGCCTGCGAAACTTTGTCTTCTATACCTCTTATTTTATTCTCATCTTTATCAACCACAACGACGGTATGATTTTCTCGCATAAAAACTTCCGCCAGCGATTTACCAAACCTTCCCGCCCCGATAATTAATATATTCATTTCGTATCACCCCACTATGTATCGGTCCTCAGGAAATCCTATTTCGACCTTAGCCCTTTCAATCATATAGGTGGCAACAGAAAACACCCCAACCTTACCTACTATCATGAGTAAAATTATAATCCACTTAGAAAGAACATTAAAATCAGCAGAAAGGCTTACATAACTAAAAATCCGGGAACCCGTCGAAAGGCCCACCGTTCCGAAGGCGGACACAACTTCAAAAGCAATCTCTAAAGGAGAATGAAGAGAAAGCGCTCTTTTATCAAAAGATATAATAATTAAATAGCTCAGAAACAAATAGGTAGCTGAAAGGATTAGGATTAGTATTGCCTTCTCTACCGCAACATCGGAAATCCTCCTTTTGAATAAATAGACATTTTTGTAGCCCTTCAAGTAATGAAAAATCCAGAGGAAAGCAAGGGCAAAGGTATTAGTTTTAACACCCCCCGCTGTCCCTCCAGGGCTACCACCTATGTACATTAAAAGCATAATGATACTGAGGGTTGCCGGTGTCAAAAGGGAGAAATCAACGGTATTGAACCCGCAAGTTCTCGGTGTAACTGATTGAAATAGTGAGGCAAGAATTTTTTCAGAAGTGGTGAACTGTCTGAAGCTGTTATTAAACTCAAAAAGCAAGATTAGAACAAATCCTGCAACAATAAGGATAAACGTCCACGTAAGAACCGCCTTAGTATGAGTGGAAAATCGGAATATTTTCCTCGATGGTTCCTCTGAGGAAGGCCTCTTTGAAGCGGATTTAAAGACGGATCTCATCTTGATAAACTCTGCAATTTCATTCAAAACGTAGAATCCAAGTCCACCGAGCATAATCAAAAGGATAACAACAATGTTAACAAAGGGGTCGCCTCTAAAAGACATTAAAGAATCTGAAAAGGTTGAAAAACCTGCATTACAAAAGGCTGAAATCGCCTGGAAAACAGCATGCTGGAAGGCAAGATGAGGCGGAAAATACTTTGAAAATGCTAAAAAAAGAAGAGCTATTCCAGCCGACTCAATTAAAAATGTGTATAGCACTACCCTTCTTGCAAAGAAAAAGGCAAAACCGGGTTTTAGTTCTGGGAAACCCTGGGCAATCATCTCGGGAAATATTAAACTTCTTCTCAGTCGGTGAAGGAAAATTCCAGCAAGGGTCATATACCCAATCCCACCAAGCTGAATCAGCGTAAGTATGACAACCTTTCCAAATAAGGTAAAAAACACGGGTGTATCTTTCACAATTAAACCAGTAACACATATAGCAGAAGTAGCCGTGAAGAATGCATCGGTAAAGTTCAAGGGTCCTCTTCTTGAGACAGGCAAAAGCAAG
Encoded here:
- a CDS encoding TrkA family potassium uptake protein gives rise to the protein MNILIIGAGRFGKSLAEVFMRENHTVVVVDKDENKIRGIEDKVSQAVILDSTDEDALTQLNLEDFDYVFLCISEISASILTAQILQDRKIKNVYAKASNEVHARILSRLGVAKVIQPEKQSAERLALSIMLGTIELADLLKRKNFMVSAIDVPRDFQKKSLGELEIKKKFGVYVLAVERNEPIVLEDGAKAESAAKIGLSSKTVTYVLPDASFEIERTDRLIVIGTRENIEKFREYVSKEIE
- a CDS encoding potassium transporter TrkG translates to MERRAFLLVIAGYFSAILFGALLLLLPVSRRGPLNFTDAFFTATSAICVTGLIVKDTPVFFTLFGKVVILTLIQLGGIGYMTLAGIFLHRLRRSLIFPEMIAQGFPELKPGFAFFFARRVVLYTFLIESAGIALLFLAFSKYFPPHLAFQHAVFQAISAFCNAGFSTFSDSLMSFRGDPFVNIVVILLIMLGGLGFYVLNEIAEFIKMRSVFKSASKRPSSEEPSRKIFRFSTHTKAVLTWTFILIVAGFVLILLFEFNNSFRQFTTSEKILASLFQSVTPRTCGFNTVDFSLLTPATLSIIMLLMYIGGSPGGTAGGVKTNTFALAFLWIFHYLKGYKNVYLFKRRISDVAVEKAILILILSATYLFLSYLIIISFDKRALSLHSPLEIAFEVVSAFGTVGLSTGSRIFSYVSLSADFNVLSKWIIILLMIVGKVGVFSVATYMIERAKVEIGFPEDRYIVG